The proteins below are encoded in one region of Limnochorda pilosa:
- a CDS encoding carbohydrate ABC transporter permease, producing MEREGAPPLVHLVLVLVCLAWVLPTLGLLVSSVRPAADVASSGWWTVFRNPLDLTQYTLANYRQVLYQNGMAQAFVNSFIVTVPATLIPMLIAAFAAFAFAWFTFPGRDALFLMVVGLLVVPLQMTLIPVLRIYNSLGLSGTFLGIWLAHAGYGLPFAVYLLRNFFGSLPSDLFESAYIDGASPLTAFFRLALPLSVPALASLGIFQFLWVWNDLLVSLIYLGGSPSVAPLTLRLSSLVGSLGQNWHLLTAAAFVAMVVPVAVFFALQRYFVRGILAGAVKG from the coding sequence ATGGAGCGCGAGGGCGCACCGCCCCTGGTCCACCTGGTGCTGGTCCTCGTCTGCCTGGCATGGGTCCTGCCCACCCTGGGGCTTCTGGTGAGCTCGGTGCGGCCTGCGGCGGACGTGGCCTCGAGCGGGTGGTGGACGGTCTTCCGCAACCCGCTGGATCTGACGCAGTACACCCTGGCCAACTACCGGCAGGTCCTCTACCAGAACGGCATGGCGCAGGCGTTCGTCAACAGCTTCATCGTCACCGTGCCGGCCACCCTCATCCCCATGCTGATCGCCGCGTTCGCCGCCTTCGCCTTCGCCTGGTTCACCTTCCCGGGCCGGGACGCGCTCTTCCTGATGGTGGTGGGCCTGCTCGTGGTTCCGCTCCAGATGACCCTGATCCCGGTGCTCCGCATCTACAACTCCCTGGGTCTCTCGGGGACCTTCCTGGGCATCTGGCTGGCCCACGCGGGCTACGGGCTCCCCTTCGCCGTCTACCTGCTGCGGAACTTCTTCGGCTCGCTGCCCTCGGACCTCTTCGAGTCGGCCTACATCGACGGAGCGTCGCCCCTCACCGCTTTCTTCCGGCTGGCGCTCCCCCTCTCGGTTCCCGCCCTGGCGAGCCTGGGGATCTTCCAGTTCCTCTGGGTGTGGAACGACCTGCTGGTGAGCCTGATCTACCTGGGCGGGAGCCCGTCGGTGGCGCCGCTTACCCTGCGGCTCAGCAGCCTGGTGGGCTCCCTCGGGCAGAACTGGCACCTGCTCACGGCCGCCGCCTTCGTGGCCATGGTGGTGCCCGTGGCGGTCTTCTTCGCCCTCCAGCGCTACTTCGTGCGGGGCATCCTGGCCGGCGCCGTGAAGGGCTGA